A window of Pullulanibacillus sp. KACC 23026 genomic DNA:
AAACTTATGTAACTAATGATTATGACAGGGTAAGTTATGCTGTTCGGAATTAGCCTAGTATGAACCAATGCGAAGGGTGGAGGAGAATTGGATTATATAAACAGCCTGAGGTCAATGGTTGGAAACGAAAAGGTTTTAATGGTTGTTTCCGGGGCGATTGTTTTTGATAATGAGAATCGAGTGCTTATGCAAAGGCGTTCGGATAATGGGCAATGGGGATTTCCGGGTGGTTTTATGGAATTAGGTGAGAGTGTACAAGATACAGCCAAAAGGGAAGTATATGAAGAGACAGGGCTTCAATTAGGTCACCTTGAATTATTTGGAATTTATTCAGGACCGCAATATGACAAAACGTTTCCTAATGGTGACCAAGTATCCCCAGTTTTTATTTTATTTATTTGTAAGGAATTTAAGGGTGAATTGGTGGAAAGCAACGAAGAGTCGATGGAAAATAAGTTTTTTTCGCTAAAGGAATTACCCGATAAGATCTTTACGGAACATCAGATGTTAGTCAACGATTTACTCTCACAAAAACCGCTTCCGATTATTGGTTCATTATGATCCGATTAAAGCGCGATTTTACATGAATGAACAAAGCCTTAAGATACAGGGGAGGCAAACGCATGGCATATAATCCTGAAAAAATAAGTCTAGAGGAGGCGAGTAGATTCGGAATAAAGGTGAATTTTGAGCTTATGGATAATGGCCAAAAGAGGTATAAGTTAGATGGTCCGGAGGGGAGTTCGTATTGTCGAACAGTCGGGGCTGAGACGGGTTCTTGGCAGAATAGTCATTATCACAAGGAACTTTCTGAGTTATATGTTGTTCAATTTGGTTGGATTGTCTTTGCCGAAATGAATCCAAACGGAGAGTGTCATTTGCGTTTTTTACGAGAAGGGGAGACTGTCACCGTAAAATCTTTTGTTCCTCACACTATTTTTATGAGCTCAAATGCGGTTACCCATACGATTAAATATGGAGATGTCCGTTCAGGTATTGATTGGTTCGCTTATGAGAAATTAGATGAGTTTACTCATAAATCACTGAAATCGAGTTATTGAAATTAAGGGATTAGCTTTCGGGCACAACTAGTGCTTAGAGAGTTTAATAGGGATGTCAAGTTCAAAGGAGCATGATATGAAATATATTTTATTAGTTATCCCACTCTTTTTTTACAGAACTATATTTTTGCATGTTAATATCAGCCTTTATAAGTTTGAACAACTGATAAACCTATTAATTATTTTTATTTTATTAATTTTATTGTTAAGGCACACTGCCTTGCATCATCTCTTTGACTGGTTAATTGGTGTTTTGTTCGTCGTTTATTTTTGCATTTTGTATGACGAAACGATCCATTTAACTGGAATCTTTTTAGTGTTTGATCATGGAATGTCTAATTTTTCTTTAAACAATGCTCAACACGTATTTGCCACGGTCAATCTCATTCCATTAAAAGGGATAATCAGTGTAATAAAGGGAAGCCCATCTTATTTCTATGCGTTATATCAAGTAGTTGGAAATGTGCTGATGCTTGCCCCTCTTGCTTTTGCGATGCTCTACTTTAAATGGACAAAACGTTATAAACAGACCATTTGGGTTTCATTTATTTGCAGTGTCGGAATTGAAATCATCCAGTTTCTACTAGTTTTCTATTACGACGTATTTAGTCTAGGTATGAATAGAAGCGTTGATATTGATGCTCTTATTTTGAACACGATTAGTGCCGGAATTGGAATAGGTTGTTTTTACATATGGTCACAAATAAAAATTTCAATGAATAAGGGACAGCCGCCTACGATTAAATCAATTCATTAATCTAAGCTCTCGTATAAATTACAGGGTTTATGACGTTTTGACTTCTGAAATTCTTGAAGTTCTCTATAACGGTGAGGAAACAAGTAGTTTTCATGAAAAGCTCTTCTTAGTGTATAACGAATTTTTTCAAAAAAAAGAGAGTGGCGAACCACTCACCTATTATTTTTCGCATTGCTATATTTAGTTATCTTTCAACCAATTCTAGCTTCTCACCATTCGGACCTTGGAAAAAGGCGATTTTAACCGTGTCATTTAAAATGCTTCGAGGTGCTTCATCTACTAATTTGACGCCTGCTTCTTTAAGACGTAAGAGTTCAGCTTCAATGTTTTCAACAGTAAAGGCCAAGTGATTCACGATTCCTTCGTTTTCTGACTTGCCTCCGCAGACAAGTTCAACCTCTACACTCGGCTGCTCTGGGAAGTATAAAAAGGCAAGCTCAACCGTATCATTTAACCACTCTCTATGTCTTAGCTCTAAACCAAGGGTGTTTTGATAGAACGCTAAAGACTCATCCATGTCATTCACCATAATCCCGACATGTTCCATTTTCACAACGCATTCCTCCTAAATGAAACTAGTATGTATCTTACTTTTATATAATAGTCTATTTTTGACTGTTCTAATAGTAGAAAATTCAAATCCTCAGGGCGGTTGATTGGGAACTTTTTGTCTTCTATACAATTGCTGTGATAGTGGCAAGACTTGTTATGGGATTTGGAAAGCGTGAAAAATAGAGAGGCTTAAGTTTATTCTTCTTTAAATCCAAGAAGAGTTAAATCTAAATGAAGTACTGAAAGGAGAAGGTTTTAGTTTATCATTTTTTCGGTTAAGGGCTCATTTTATTAACTTATTATAAGAGTTGGTTTATAGGTGAATGTAATTGGAACGTTTTTGCTTAGTACTAGTCTTATTATTTTGTCTTTGGCAGGTGTTGATAAGCTCCTATGTACGATTAGCGGCTACGGAAGCAGTTGGGTCTCTTACTTGACTTGTGTTTTAGGAATAGTTGTCTTTTTAACCGGATTAGGGGTTCTTTGTAGAGGTTTAATAGCTGAGATATTGGACTTATCAGGTGATGATACATTTAGGAAGTAGCGACTGCAAGATTGTAAATTAACGGAGCTGCATAGTTTGGCGGGAACTTCTGTTTGGTCTTTAGCCAAGCCAATCTGATTGCATCAAGGGGTAAGATTGGGGGGGATTATGAGTATTGATACGGTTGTGAACACTTATTTTATTCTGTTGTTAGTCGGGGCAATCATTAGTTTTTTGGTGGGTGTGGGACTTACGAAAAAACTTCAAAGCGTCGCTAAAGGGTACTTCGCGTTGTTCGGTTTGAGTCTTTTAGTACTGATTGCTTTGGTTCTATGGTTTCAATCGGCTTCTGCGGCCTTATATATCGGAACCATTCCTTGGTTATTGGACCAAGCCGTTGCGATTATTGTCTATCCGTTTTATCTCTTGATCACCTGGTTCTTATTGAAAATGATTGCAAAGAGAAGTCTGTTGAACGATGTGCGTTAGTTGGAAGAAGGCGTGGAAACTTCCAATCTGTATGCTTTATAAGGGGGAGAGCCTACAATGAAACACTCATTTATATTTGATATGGATGGAACACTTTTTCAAACAGATAAAATTTTAAATTTAGCGCTTGAAGAGGCCTTTGATCACTTACGGTTACGAAATAGATGGGATGGAGGAACCCCTATTGATAAATACCGTCAAATTATGGGTGTACCTCTACCAAAAGTATGGGAAATCTTGCTCCCTTATCATTCCAATGAAGAAAGAGAACAAATGGATGTCTATTTTCAGGAAAAATTGATTGAAAATATAAAGAATGGGAAAGGAGCCTTATATCCTAACGTAAAGGCTGTTTTTACCTATTTAAAAGAACAAGAGTGTTCCATTTATATAGCAAGTAATGGGTTATCCGAATACTTGCAAACCATCGTCAGCTATTATCGGTTGGATGATTGGGTGACTGAA
This region includes:
- a CDS encoding NUDIX hydrolase, with the protein product MDYINSLRSMVGNEKVLMVVSGAIVFDNENRVLMQRRSDNGQWGFPGGFMELGESVQDTAKREVYEETGLQLGHLELFGIYSGPQYDKTFPNGDQVSPVFILFICKEFKGELVESNEESMENKFFSLKELPDKIFTEHQMLVNDLLSQKPLPIIGSL
- a CDS encoding VanZ family protein — its product is MSSSKEHDMKYILLVIPLFFYRTIFLHVNISLYKFEQLINLLIIFILLILLLRHTALHHLFDWLIGVLFVVYFCILYDETIHLTGIFLVFDHGMSNFSLNNAQHVFATVNLIPLKGIISVIKGSPSYFYALYQVVGNVLMLAPLAFAMLYFKWTKRYKQTIWVSFICSVGIEIIQFLLVFYYDVFSLGMNRSVDIDALILNTISAGIGIGCFYIWSQIKISMNKGQPPTIKSIH
- a CDS encoding VOC family protein, producing the protein MEHVGIMVNDMDESLAFYQNTLGLELRHREWLNDTVELAFLYFPEQPSVEVELVCGGKSENEGIVNHLAFTVENIEAELLRLKEAGVKLVDEAPRSILNDTVKIAFFQGPNGEKLELVER
- a CDS encoding HAD hydrolase-like protein, which encodes MKHSFIFDMDGTLFQTDKILNLALEEAFDHLRLRNRWDGGTPIDKYRQIMGVPLPKVWEILLPYHSNEEREQMDVYFQEKLIENIKNGKGALYPNVKAVFTYLKEQECSIYIASNGLSEYLQTIVSYYRLDDWVTETVSIQQIHSFNKSDLVRSLLDKYNITHAAVVGDRLSDISAAKNNGLLAIGCHFDFAKEEELSQADLVIHDLMELKTILPKL